In a single window of the Bradyrhizobium erythrophlei genome:
- a CDS encoding FAD binding domain-containing protein: MPVSVKTFATIPEAAGALSSERGARYIGGGTLVMRALNEGDLSFSTIVRVQDRSLGTIRASGGRVTIGAGVTLAQILRERDLAFLHPVARSIGGPAVRNMGTVGGNLFAPAPFGDLAVALLALDATVSVQGGYGVREMPMEEFLAGRDRAAGSVVTSVSCERPASAEAFRYRKISRVKPKGASVISLAVHVPNVGGRVSGARIALGAMGPTAIRAKSAERALEGKTLDEAGVAAAGALAAEGTSPATDAIASTWYRREVAGVHLRRLLLGQEA; encoded by the coding sequence ATGCCTGTGAGCGTCAAGACATTCGCGACGATTCCCGAGGCCGCCGGCGCGTTGTCGTCCGAACGCGGCGCGCGATATATCGGCGGCGGCACACTGGTGATGCGCGCGCTCAACGAGGGCGACCTTTCGTTTTCGACCATCGTGCGGGTCCAGGACCGCAGCCTGGGCACTATTCGCGCAAGCGGAGGACGCGTCACCATCGGAGCGGGAGTGACGCTGGCGCAGATCCTGCGCGAGCGCGATCTCGCCTTCCTGCATCCGGTGGCGCGCTCGATCGGCGGCCCGGCGGTGCGCAACATGGGGACAGTCGGCGGCAATCTGTTCGCTCCCGCCCCGTTCGGCGATCTTGCCGTGGCGTTGCTCGCGCTTGATGCCACGGTTTCGGTACAGGGCGGCTACGGCGTGCGGGAAATGCCGATGGAGGAGTTTCTCGCGGGGCGCGACCGCGCCGCCGGTTCTGTGGTGACAAGCGTTTCCTGCGAACGGCCCGCCAGTGCCGAAGCGTTTCGCTACCGCAAGATTTCGCGCGTCAAACCGAAGGGCGCCTCGGTGATTTCGCTCGCCGTCCACGTGCCCAATGTGGGTGGACGGGTCTCCGGCGCGCGCATCGCCCTTGGCGCGATGGGACCCACCGCGATCCGCGCCAAATCGGCCGAACGCGCGCTGGAAGGCAAGACCCTGGACGAAGCCGGAGTCGCCGCTGCCGGCGCGCTCGCCGCGGAGGGAACGTCACCGGCCACCGACGCGATCGCCAGCACATGGTATCGGCGCGAAGTCGCCGGCGTGCATCTGCGCCGCCTGTTGCTGGGCCAGGAAGCCTGA